The following are encoded together in the bacterium genome:
- a CDS encoding TIR domain-containing protein, whose amino-acid sequence MGNRKRYYRGFKRSQRSRHCLSKSRFFWVSEKIRKKVHHLPDPARPPLGYEKNKGFDKVFPYIQLPRLHPPNHGNIVIFNAPELVANQLILGDNLQVLRTIPSETIDLIYIDPPFFSGRNYNVIWGDTNEIRSFYDIWEGGIDSYLIWLNARLWEMRRVKAFFDEIKQRLEKDKLVKAKIIGWRFNRQVVEYIKVLKRYIEMFGGIEETQDINLSSRKVFIVHGHNEQAKSELALILTRLGLEPIILNEQPTQGMTLIEKLERHYDVGFAFVLLTPDDKGCQKGQENNLLPRARQNVVFEFGLFVGKLSRNRVCCLYTGEVEIPSDLQGLVYLPFKSSVNEIQLDIVREL is encoded by the coding sequence ATGGGGAATCGCAAGAGGTATTACAGAGGATTCAAGAGGAGTCAGAGAAGCAGGCATTGCCTGAGCAAAAGCAGGTTTTTTTGGGTTTCCGAGAAGATAAGGAAAAAGGTACATCATCTACCTGACCCAGCAAGACCACCCTTAGGATATGAAAAGAATAAGGGATTTGATAAGGTTTTTCCCTATATCCAACTGCCCCGACTTCATCCACCAAATCACGGCAATATCGTAATCTTTAATGCTCCAGAGCTTGTTGCCAATCAACTTATCTTAGGAGATAATCTCCAAGTCTTGCGTACCATTCCTTCAGAGACTATAGACCTTATCTACATTGATCCACCATTTTTCTCAGGCAGAAATTATAATGTTATCTGGGGAGATACTAATGAAATAAGGTCTTTTTATGACATCTGGGAGGGTGGAATTGACTCCTATCTTATCTGGCTCAATGCAAGGCTTTGGGAGATGCGGCGGGTTAAGGCATTCTTTGATGAAATAAAACAAAGACTTGAGAAAGATAAGCTTGTGAAAGCTAAAATCATCGGCTGGCGGTTTAATCGGCAGGTAGTTGAATATATCAAGGTTTTGAAAAGATATATTGAAATGTTTGGAGGTATTGAGGAAACACAAGATATAAATTTATCTTCAAGAAAAGTTTTTATTGTCCATGGTCATAATGAACAGGCTAAAAGCGAGCTTGCACTCATTTTAACCCGTCTTGGACTTGAACCGATCATTCTCAATGAACAACCAACTCAAGGAATGACTCTTATTGAGAAGTTAGAAAGACATTACGATGTTGGATTTGCATTTGTTTTACTTACACCAGATGATAAGGGATGTCAAAAAGGACAAGAGAATAATTTATTGCCAAGAGCAAGGCAAAATGTTGTCTTTGAATTTGGTTTGTTTGTAGGCAAACTTAGTAGAAACAGAGTTTGTTGCTTATATACAGGTGAGGTTGAAATTCCTTCTGATTTACAAGGACTTGTTTATTTGCCATTTAAATCCAGCGTTAATGAGATTCAATTAGATATTGTGAGAGAATTATAG